One Chitinophagaceae bacterium C216 genomic window carries:
- the gap gene encoding Glyceraldehyde-3-phosphate dehydrogenase, which translates to MSTVKVAINGFGRIGRLAFRQIYNREGIEVVAINDLTSPKVLAHLLKYDSAQGGFKQDVKSTDNSIIVDGREVKIYAQKDPAQIPWKDHDVDVVLECTGFFTDKTKAEAHIAAGAKKVVISAPATGDLKTIVFNVNHDILDGSETIISCASCTTNCLAPMAKVLDDTFGIELGIMTTIHAYTNDQNTLDAPHAKGDLRRARAAAANIVPNSTGAAKAIGLVLPKLKGKLDGSAQRVPTITGSITELNVILSKPATEQEINAAMKAAANESFGYNEDEIVSSDVIGTTYGSLFDATLTKVMHVGDKHIARTVSWYDNEMSYVSQLVRTLEYFAKLIKK; encoded by the coding sequence ATGAGCACAGTAAAAGTAGCCATTAACGGTTTTGGTAGAATTGGTCGTCTGGCTTTTCGTCAAATCTATAATCGCGAAGGCATTGAGGTTGTAGCGATCAATGATTTGACCAGCCCCAAAGTTCTAGCACATCTTTTAAAATATGATTCTGCGCAAGGCGGATTTAAACAGGATGTAAAAAGCACTGATAACTCCATTATAGTTGATGGGCGCGAAGTAAAGATATATGCTCAAAAAGATCCTGCTCAAATTCCTTGGAAAGACCACGATGTAGATGTGGTATTGGAATGTACCGGATTCTTTACTGATAAAACAAAAGCTGAAGCGCACATCGCTGCCGGAGCTAAAAAAGTTGTAATTTCTGCTCCTGCTACAGGTGATCTGAAAACCATTGTATTCAATGTTAACCACGATATATTAGATGGTAGCGAAACGATCATTAGCTGCGCATCTTGTACCACCAACTGTTTAGCTCCAATGGCTAAAGTTTTGGATGATACTTTCGGTATTGAGTTGGGTATCATGACTACTATTCATGCTTACACTAACGACCAAAATACATTGGATGCACCTCACGCTAAAGGTGATCTGCGCCGCGCACGTGCAGCAGCAGCTAACATCGTTCCTAACAGTACCGGTGCTGCAAAAGCTATCGGATTGGTGTTACCTAAACTGAAAGGCAAACTGGATGGTAGCGCTCAACGCGTTCCTACTATCACCGGTTCTATCACCGAGCTGAACGTAATTCTGAGCAAACCTGCTACAGAACAGGAAATCAACGCTGCCATGAAAGCAGCTGCTAACGAAAGCTTCGGCTACAACGAAGATGAAATTGTAAGCAGCGACGTAATCGGAACTACTTACGGTTCTCTGTTCGATGCAACTTTAACTAAAGTAATGCACGTAGGCGACAAGCATATCGCTCGTACAGTTTCATGGTACGATAATGAAATGAGCTATGTTTCTCAGCTGGTGCGTACTTTAGAGTACTTCGCTAAGTTGATTAAAAAATAA
- the pgk gene encoding Phosphoglycerate kinase, whose translation MSKFSDYNFKGQKALIRVDFNVPLNEQLEITSDARMKAAVPTIKKILADGGKVILMSHLGRPKNGPEDKFSLRHLVNHLSHLLGGVTVHFANDCIGEQAYQLADALKEGEVLLLENLRFYKEEEKGDEAFAEKLSKLGDVYINDAFGTAHRAHASTAIIAKFFPADKKMFGLLMEAEVSSAQKVLNEAQKPFTAILGGAKISDKILIIENLMEKATDIIIGGGMAYTFFKALGGNIGASLCEEDRLETAKEILEKAKAKNVNIHLPVDSIIADKFAADAQTAEAASDNIPEGWMGLDIAEKARAQFADVIKNAKTILWNGPMGVFEMEKFQAGTKTIAEAVAAATQNGAFSLVGGGDSVAAVNKFGYADKVSYVSTGGGAMLEFFEGKELPGIAAINKG comes from the coding sequence ATGTCAAAATTTAGCGATTATAACTTTAAAGGTCAGAAGGCATTGATTCGGGTAGACTTTAACGTACCACTGAACGAGCAACTGGAAATTACTTCCGATGCGCGTATGAAAGCGGCGGTTCCTACCATTAAAAAGATTCTGGCCGATGGAGGTAAGGTGATATTGATGTCGCACCTGGGGCGCCCGAAAAATGGTCCTGAAGATAAATTCTCTTTGAGACATTTGGTAAATCACTTGAGCCATCTGCTGGGTGGTGTTACGGTGCATTTCGCAAACGATTGCATCGGCGAGCAGGCTTATCAGTTGGCAGATGCGTTGAAAGAAGGCGAAGTGCTGCTGCTGGAAAACCTGCGTTTCTATAAGGAAGAAGAAAAAGGCGACGAGGCTTTTGCAGAAAAGCTCAGCAAGCTGGGCGATGTATATATTAATGATGCGTTCGGTACTGCGCACCGTGCACATGCCTCTACTGCGATTATTGCTAAGTTCTTCCCTGCCGACAAAAAAATGTTTGGTCTGCTGATGGAAGCTGAGGTAAGCAGCGCTCAAAAAGTATTAAACGAAGCACAAAAGCCGTTTACCGCTATTTTGGGCGGAGCCAAAATCTCCGATAAAATTCTGATTATCGAGAACCTTATGGAAAAGGCTACCGACATCATTATCGGCGGTGGTATGGCTTATACTTTCTTCAAAGCCTTAGGCGGTAACATTGGTGCTTCACTTTGTGAAGAAGACAGACTGGAAACCGCAAAAGAAATTTTGGAAAAAGCTAAAGCCAAGAATGTAAATATTCATCTTCCTGTAGACAGTATTATTGCAGATAAGTTTGCTGCCGACGCTCAAACTGCCGAAGCTGCTAGCGATAATATACCTGAAGGTTGGATGGGGCTGGATATTGCCGAAAAGGCCAGAGCGCAGTTTGCGGACGTAATCAAAAACGCCAAAACTATCTTGTGGAATGGCCCAATGGGTGTTTTTGAAATGGAAAAATTCCAGGCCGGTACGAAAACCATAGCAGAAGCTGTTGCCGCCGCTACTCAAAACGGAGCCTTCTCTCTCGTAGGTGGAGGGGATAGTGTAGCTGCTGTAAATAAATTCGGTTATGCTGATAAAGTAAGCTATGTGTCTACCGGTGGTGGTGCTATGCTGGAGTTCTTTGAAGGAAAGGAGCTGCCCGGTATTGCTGCCATCAACAAAGGTTAA
- a CDS encoding Ulvan-active sulfatase: MFHIKIASRLLLAAILLTMHAFAGPGPSKANPNKRPNIVIIMADDLDSRQLSCYGGTNLKTTNIDRLAAQGMKFNSIIASEAMCIPIRASLFTGLYPARHGAYQNHKQVHNHLKSVVHYLRDNGYRVGLTGKNHMTKPVSVFPFDIIPGFEPNCVSPTDEYFLDSIRAYIQKPEPYCLFVMSINPHAPWTVGDPSEFDPAKLKLPKHWVDTELTRKHFTKYLAEVRQLDNQVGDVVNLVKETGGEDNTIIIFLGEQGAQFPGAKWNLYDEGQKSSMIVKWPGVIKPGSESHAIVQYEDITPTLIDIVGGKPVKGLDGLSFKDVLLGKKADHRDVAFGIHNNIPEGPAYPIRSIRDHQYKLILNLTPDSTYHIKYMMNTERKDLAWTTWVAKAETDGYAKRLVKRISNRPAVELYDVVNDPYEIENLADKPQYQPLIKKYEARLRKWMQEQGDKGVDMDKPFPRNNQNANKKKKQ; the protein is encoded by the coding sequence ATGTTTCATATAAAAATTGCTTCCCGTCTATTGCTTGCTGCCATACTGCTGACCATGCACGCTTTTGCCGGGCCAGGTCCATCTAAGGCGAATCCCAACAAACGCCCCAATATTGTTATCATTATGGCCGACGATTTGGATTCGCGACAGCTGAGTTGTTATGGTGGTACCAATCTCAAGACAACTAATATCGACAGATTGGCCGCTCAGGGCATGAAGTTTAACTCCATCATCGCCTCGGAGGCAATGTGTATACCCATTCGCGCGTCATTGTTTACGGGGCTGTATCCTGCTCGCCATGGAGCCTATCAGAATCACAAACAGGTGCACAACCATCTGAAGAGTGTGGTGCATTATCTGCGCGATAATGGATACAGAGTAGGACTTACCGGAAAAAATCACATGACCAAGCCCGTATCGGTTTTCCCGTTTGATATCATACCGGGTTTCGAGCCCAATTGTGTTTCCCCAACGGATGAGTATTTTTTGGACAGCATCAGAGCTTATATTCAAAAGCCTGAGCCTTACTGTCTTTTTGTAATGAGTATTAACCCTCATGCGCCGTGGACAGTGGGTGATCCGTCGGAATTCGATCCTGCTAAATTGAAACTGCCCAAACACTGGGTAGATACGGAGCTAACGCGAAAGCATTTTACCAAGTATTTAGCAGAAGTAAGGCAACTAGATAACCAGGTAGGTGATGTGGTGAATCTGGTAAAGGAAACCGGGGGAGAAGACAACACTATCATAATTTTCTTAGGTGAGCAAGGCGCCCAATTTCCCGGAGCTAAGTGGAACTTGTATGACGAAGGACAAAAAAGTTCCATGATTGTAAAATGGCCGGGTGTGATAAAACCGGGATCGGAGAGCCATGCTATTGTGCAATATGAAGATATTACGCCTACGCTGATTGATATTGTAGGAGGCAAGCCCGTAAAGGGTTTGGACGGATTGAGTTTTAAGGACGTACTCTTAGGTAAAAAAGCGGATCATCGCGATGTAGCTTTTGGCATTCATAATAATATCCCTGAAGGGCCGGCTTATCCCATTCGCAGCATTCGCGATCATCAGTATAAACTTATATTGAACCTGACGCCTGATTCCACTTATCATATTAAATACATGATGAACACTGAGCGTAAGGACTTGGCATGGACTACTTGGGTAGCGAAGGCTGAAACCGACGGATATGCAAAACGATTGGTAAAGCGGATTAGCAATCGTCCGGCTGTAGAATTGTATGATGTGGTAAATGATCCTTATGAAATTGAGAACCTAGCCGATAAGCCGCAATACCAGCCGCTCATTAAAAAATATGAAGCACGCTTAAGAAAGTGGATGCAAGAGCAAGGCGATAAGGGGGTAGACATGGACAAACCTTTCCCACGCAATAATCAAAACGCCAATAAGAAGAAAAAGCAATAA
- the cas2_1 gene encoding CRISPR-associated endoribonuclease Cas2, whose product MYIILVYDVGEKRVAKMLRLCRQYLNWIQNSVFEGEITDSKLKELLHKAKKIMDRQEDSIIVFKSREQKWLEKDIIGQEKNKLDTFL is encoded by the coding sequence ATGTACATAATACTTGTATATGATGTTGGCGAAAAAAGAGTAGCCAAAATGCTAAGACTCTGTAGACAATACTTAAATTGGATCCAGAACAGCGTTTTTGAAGGTGAGATTACCGATAGTAAACTTAAAGAATTGCTACACAAGGCTAAAAAAATTATGGATCGCCAAGAAGATAGTATCATTGTATTCAAAAGTCGGGAACAAAAATGGTTGGAAAAAGATATTATTGGGCAGGAAAAAAATAAGCTGGACACCTTTCTTTAG
- the cas1_1 gene encoding CRISPR-associated endonuclease Cas1: MKKTYYLFNPGRMSRKDNTLKFTPVDENGAEGPSKYIPVEGVSDLYCFGALDANSALYNFLGKNQIAVHFFDYYEHYTGSFMPKDYLLAGKMQIEQTKHYISASKRLVLAKKFVEGAAFNILKNLRYYNTRGKDLMFHIEKIENYYKQINEQKDIETLMGLEGNIRQVYYNAFDIILNDFEMGGRSKQPPHNEVNALISFGNMMCYTLCLSQIYHTQLNPTISFLHEPGYRRYSLALDLSEIFKPILVDRTIFKVVNKKEIQHTDFDVHLNGVLLKESGKKTFVKVFEEKLSETIKHRSLKRNVSYKHLIKLECYKLTKHILGMEEYKPFKAWW; encoded by the coding sequence ATGAAAAAGACCTACTATCTCTTTAATCCCGGAAGGATGTCTCGTAAAGACAATACCCTCAAATTTACACCGGTGGACGAAAATGGAGCAGAAGGGCCTTCCAAATATATTCCGGTTGAAGGCGTTTCTGATTTGTATTGTTTTGGAGCACTGGATGCTAATTCCGCCCTGTATAATTTCTTAGGGAAAAATCAAATAGCCGTTCACTTTTTTGATTATTACGAACATTATACGGGTAGTTTTATGCCCAAAGATTATCTGCTAGCTGGTAAAATGCAAATTGAGCAAACCAAACATTATATTTCTGCTAGTAAAAGATTGGTATTAGCCAAAAAATTTGTGGAAGGTGCTGCATTCAATATTCTTAAAAATCTAAGATATTATAACACTCGAGGAAAAGATTTAATGTTTCATATAGAAAAAATAGAAAACTACTATAAACAAATAAATGAACAAAAAGATATAGAAACTCTTATGGGACTTGAAGGTAATATCCGACAGGTGTATTATAATGCATTTGATATTATTCTCAATGACTTTGAAATGGGAGGTCGAAGCAAACAACCGCCCCATAACGAAGTCAATGCTCTTATATCTTTTGGTAATATGATGTGTTACACCCTCTGTTTGAGTCAAATATATCATACTCAACTAAACCCTACCATCAGTTTTTTACACGAGCCCGGCTACCGAAGGTATTCGCTAGCCCTAGATTTGTCCGAAATTTTCAAGCCCATTTTAGTAGACCGCACCATCTTCAAGGTTGTAAATAAAAAAGAGATTCAACATACAGATTTTGATGTCCATCTCAATGGGGTCTTACTCAAGGAATCTGGGAAAAAGACCTTTGTAAAAGTTTTTGAAGAAAAGTTATCCGAAACCATAAAACACCGTTCCTTGAAAAGGAACGTAAGCTATAAGCATCTGATAAAGCTAGAATGCTACAAATTAACAAAACATATCTTGGGCATGGAGGAGTACAAGCCATTCAAAGCTTGGTGGTAA
- the csm5 gene encoding CRISPR system Cms protein Csm5 has product MRKNYPIRLTTITPVCIGTGQKLSPYADYIIDEDSKKIFYIDQALVKRKIAEKLNLIDEYVHGVSTGMDNNRSKFNLYKFLKAKLNIDVYTQHQLQLDCEAQGNKELCTIIKNAGIYPYIPGSSIKGAIKTALLYDWIINSKDGRSWLQRFVSALLQNRDDKEMWTKLENELEQALSLFERLHVTDSTQLNDDDMIVIETKRIHIGTGEFTIPQVWEAILEEKQIEFHLGIPYTNLSLVDLIECINRFSQDNNQKELMLLNKFGTVFKDKYPEDYTDLVTFYEQINYDIQQSQNKTAYLRIGSGKGYYFNSIAVAVANYEEGKYFSAFLKKYGKGYKFKNPHKFPVTRPIDMSSFKPLGWVKFEVID; this is encoded by the coding sequence ATGAGAAAAAATTACCCAATTCGGCTAACTACAATAACTCCTGTATGTATTGGTACAGGGCAAAAACTATCTCCATATGCTGACTATATTATAGATGAAGATAGCAAGAAAATATTTTATATAGATCAGGCCTTGGTAAAAAGGAAGATTGCCGAAAAATTAAATTTGATTGATGAATATGTACACGGTGTATCCACAGGAATGGATAATAATCGAAGCAAGTTTAATCTGTACAAATTTTTGAAAGCTAAATTAAATATCGATGTCTATACACAACATCAGTTACAATTGGATTGCGAAGCTCAAGGTAACAAAGAACTTTGTACCATTATTAAGAACGCAGGTATTTATCCATATATTCCCGGAAGTTCAATAAAAGGCGCCATTAAGACAGCGTTACTATATGATTGGATCATTAACTCGAAGGATGGCAGGAGCTGGCTTCAACGATTTGTATCCGCGTTGCTGCAGAATAGAGATGATAAGGAAATGTGGACAAAATTGGAAAATGAATTGGAGCAAGCCTTGTCATTATTTGAGCGACTTCACGTGACGGATTCTACTCAACTTAATGATGATGACATGATTGTCATCGAAACCAAACGTATTCATATTGGAACAGGGGAGTTTACCATTCCTCAAGTATGGGAGGCTATTTTGGAAGAAAAACAGATTGAGTTTCACCTAGGTATTCCCTATACAAATCTTTCGTTGGTCGATTTGATAGAATGTATCAATCGTTTTTCACAAGACAATAATCAAAAAGAGCTAATGCTATTAAACAAGTTTGGAACTGTGTTTAAAGATAAATATCCTGAAGATTATACAGATCTTGTTACTTTTTATGAACAGATAAACTATGACATTCAACAATCACAAAACAAAACCGCCTACTTACGTATTGGAAGCGGGAAAGGATATTACTTTAATTCGATTGCTGTTGCTGTTGCAAATTATGAAGAAGGAAAGTACTTCAGTGCTTTTTTAAAAAAGTACGGGAAAGGCTATAAATTCAAAAATCCTCACAAATTTCCGGTCACCCGCCCAATTGACATGAGTAGTTTCAAACCATTGGGGTGGGTAAAATTTGAAGTAATTGATTAA
- the csm3 gene encoding CRISPR system Cms endoribonuclease Csm3 encodes MKLESKTIIKGTITTLTGLHIGGSKSSLDIGGIDTAVIKDPLGVPYIPGSSLKGKLRALLAASINGAPDESSDDESIKKLFGYAGSRTESGEVTRLIVRDAHLDTEMFKRDFIDNGAILETQYTQEKAENKINRKLGRGGHPRSIERVPAGAVFNFELVLNNYSGEDPKQFIELIKQGFKLLEDDYLGGSGTRGYGKVKIESNIENADTKIYQE; translated from the coding sequence ATGAAGCTTGAATCAAAAACTATTATTAAAGGCACGATAACCACATTAACAGGTTTGCATATCGGCGGATCGAAATCATCGTTAGATATAGGAGGTATCGATACCGCAGTCATCAAAGATCCTTTGGGGGTACCTTACATACCGGGAAGTTCATTGAAAGGCAAGCTCAGGGCATTGCTGGCTGCAAGCATTAATGGGGCTCCCGATGAGAGTAGTGACGATGAAAGCATAAAGAAGCTTTTTGGTTACGCCGGATCTCGAACTGAGTCTGGCGAAGTTACCCGTCTGATAGTCCGAGACGCACATCTCGACACGGAGATGTTCAAAAGAGATTTTATTGACAATGGTGCCATCTTGGAAACCCAATACACACAAGAGAAAGCGGAAAACAAAATCAACCGTAAGTTAGGAAGAGGCGGGCATCCGCGTTCCATTGAACGGGTACCGGCGGGAGCTGTATTTAATTTTGAATTAGTCTTAAATAACTATAGCGGAGAAGATCCAAAACAATTTATTGAATTAATAAAGCAAGGTTTTAAGCTTCTTGAAGATGATTACCTGGGAGGTAGTGGTACGCGTGGTTATGGGAAGGTAAAGATTGAATCGAATATTGAAAACGCTGATACAAAAATATACCAAGAATGA
- the uvrA_1 gene encoding UvrABC system protein A, whose product MKNNYSHIEVTGARVHNLKNIDISIPKNKLVVITGISGSGKSSLAFDTIYAEGQRRYMETFGAYARQFIGDMERPDVDRITGLSPVISIEQKTTNKNPRSTVGTVTEIYDFLRLLFARIGEAYSYNTGKKMVKWSEEEIVNNIFERFYKKKINILAPLVRGRKGHYRELFEDVRKKGFLKVRVDGTIQDITPKMQVDRYKIHDIELVVDRLQVTDDFKVRLSQSVQQALKLGKDLLFVLEHDRNDITQYSKMLMCEDTGISYEEPSPNTFSFNSPYGACPYCRGLGTSSVIKMDAVLPDTSKSIKEGGIAPLGEERSASVYQQVVAFAKKHKISLSKPINELPQQQLDLLLYGDGNAEKTLQLDGTDDSIPDYYTGSYEGIIPMLKRWYLSTQSTEALRDWVEQYMEVQSCPSCNGARLKKESLWFKVDGRNIADLSNLNLDNLAAWLDGIELRLTKKQNTIAKDILKEIRERLGFLLDVGLSYLSLNRPSRTLSGGESQRIRLATQIGSQLQGITYILDEPSIGLHQRDNHRLISSLQKLRDIGNSLIVVEHDKDIMQAADYLVDIGPRAGYHGGRVVAQGTPKEILKLDTITAGYLKGKLKIEVPKERRCGNGKFIELKGVSGNNLKNVNVKFPLGKLIVVTGVSGSGKSTLINETLYPILSNHCFPASKMPVMPYRSVSGLEHIDKVVEIDQSPIGRTPRSNPATYCGFFTDIRTLFASVPEAKIRGYNAGRFSFNVKTGRCDVCEGGGMRVIEMNFLPDVYVPCEKCNGKRYNRETLEIRYKGKSISDVLDMTVDDAVEFFQAVPNIYRKIKTLQDVGLGYITLGQSAVTLSGGEAQRVKLSTELSKKDTGKTFYILDEPTTGLHFEDIRQLLNVLNKLTDRGNTVLVIEHNMDVIKVADHIIDLGPEGGDGGGQILFEGTPEELIHHEESYTGFYLKQELK is encoded by the coding sequence TTGAAAAACAATTATTCGCATATAGAGGTAACCGGTGCCAGAGTGCATAATCTCAAGAATATTGATATTTCCATACCCAAAAACAAACTGGTAGTAATTACCGGTATTAGCGGCAGCGGTAAATCGTCATTGGCTTTTGATACTATTTATGCCGAAGGACAACGGCGCTATATGGAAACCTTTGGCGCCTATGCAAGACAATTTATCGGCGATATGGAAAGGCCTGATGTAGACCGCATTACAGGGCTTTCTCCTGTTATTTCGATTGAGCAGAAAACTACTAATAAGAATCCGCGTTCTACAGTGGGTACCGTTACTGAGATATACGATTTTCTGCGATTATTGTTTGCACGTATTGGCGAAGCTTACTCCTACAACACCGGGAAAAAAATGGTGAAATGGAGTGAGGAGGAAATTGTAAATAACATTTTCGAAAGATTTTATAAGAAAAAAATTAACATACTGGCCCCCTTGGTAAGAGGCCGTAAAGGTCATTACCGCGAGTTGTTCGAGGACGTACGCAAAAAAGGTTTCTTAAAAGTACGCGTAGATGGAACAATCCAAGACATCACTCCTAAAATGCAAGTGGATCGATACAAGATTCACGATATCGAACTTGTGGTAGACCGTTTACAAGTCACTGATGATTTTAAAGTACGCCTGAGTCAAAGCGTACAACAAGCATTAAAATTGGGTAAGGATCTGCTATTCGTACTGGAACACGATCGCAATGATATCACCCAATATTCCAAAATGCTGATGTGTGAAGATACAGGCATTAGCTATGAAGAACCATCTCCTAATACTTTTTCCTTTAACTCACCTTATGGTGCATGTCCTTATTGTCGTGGACTGGGCACCAGCTCGGTGATTAAGATGGATGCAGTGTTGCCCGACACTTCTAAAAGTATTAAAGAGGGCGGTATTGCCCCGTTGGGTGAAGAACGTAGCGCCAGTGTATACCAGCAAGTGGTGGCCTTTGCCAAAAAACATAAGATCAGTTTAAGTAAACCTATCAACGAATTGCCGCAACAACAATTGGATTTATTATTGTATGGCGACGGCAATGCCGAAAAAACGTTACAGCTGGATGGAACGGACGATTCCATACCCGATTATTATACCGGCAGTTATGAAGGCATTATTCCAATGCTAAAGCGCTGGTATCTTTCTACCCAAAGTACCGAAGCGCTACGCGACTGGGTAGAGCAGTATATGGAAGTACAAAGCTGCCCCTCCTGCAACGGTGCACGACTTAAAAAAGAGAGTCTATGGTTTAAGGTAGACGGAAGGAATATTGCAGACCTTAGCAATCTTAATTTAGATAATCTAGCTGCATGGTTGGATGGCATTGAACTACGTTTGACCAAAAAGCAAAATACCATTGCAAAAGATATCTTGAAAGAAATCAGAGAGCGTTTGGGCTTTCTGTTGGATGTAGGTCTCTCCTACTTATCATTGAACCGCCCCAGTCGTACACTCAGTGGTGGCGAATCGCAACGGATTAGACTGGCTACACAAATCGGCTCTCAATTGCAGGGGATCACATATATACTTGACGAACCTTCTATAGGATTGCATCAGCGGGATAATCACCGACTAATTTCTTCTCTGCAAAAGCTGCGTGATATCGGTAACAGTTTGATTGTGGTGGAGCACGATAAAGACATCATGCAGGCGGCAGATTATTTGGTAGATATCGGTCCACGTGCAGGCTATCATGGCGGCCGTGTAGTGGCACAAGGCACGCCGAAAGAAATTTTGAAATTGGATACCATTACCGCCGGCTACCTGAAAGGGAAATTGAAAATTGAAGTACCCAAAGAAAGACGTTGTGGCAATGGCAAATTTATTGAACTAAAAGGAGTATCTGGCAATAATCTCAAAAACGTCAATGTAAAATTTCCATTAGGTAAACTGATTGTTGTAACAGGCGTAAGTGGTAGCGGTAAATCAACATTGATTAATGAAACCCTCTACCCTATTCTAAGCAATCATTGTTTCCCTGCTAGCAAAATGCCAGTAATGCCATATCGGTCGGTATCCGGACTAGAACATATCGATAAGGTAGTGGAAATTGATCAGTCGCCGATAGGTCGCACGCCACGTAGTAACCCTGCTACCTATTGCGGATTCTTTACGGATATCAGAACTTTGTTTGCATCTGTTCCCGAAGCCAAGATTCGCGGATATAATGCAGGACGATTTTCTTTTAATGTAAAAACCGGTCGCTGCGATGTGTGCGAAGGTGGCGGGATGCGTGTGATTGAAATGAACTTTCTGCCCGATGTATATGTACCCTGCGAAAAGTGTAACGGCAAAAGATACAACCGCGAAACCTTGGAGATACGCTACAAAGGCAAGTCTATCTCAGATGTGCTGGATATGACCGTTGATGACGCGGTGGAGTTTTTCCAAGCAGTGCCTAATATTTATCGAAAAATTAAAACCTTGCAGGATGTAGGCCTAGGTTACATTACACTGGGACAAAGCGCCGTTACATTAAGCGGTGGCGAAGCACAACGCGTAAAACTGAGTACCGAACTATCCAAGAAAGATACCGGCAAAACTTTCTATATCCTTGACGAACCTACTACCGGATTGCATTTTGAAGACATCAGACAATTACTCAATGTCCTCAATAAACTTACCGATCGGGGCAATACGGTACTGGTGATTGAACACAACATGGATGTGATCAAAGTTGCCGATCACATCATCGACCTCGGCCCTGAAGGTGGCGATGGTGGCGGACAGATTTTGTTCGAAGGCACCCCCGAAGAGCTGATTCATCACGAAGAAAGTTATACCGGCTTTTATCTGAAACAGGAGCTTAAATAA
- the pal_5 gene encoding Peptidoglycan-associated lipoprotein, whose amino-acid sequence MKIAQATLFATALAGIMLTGCDSMNRTQKGAIIGTGGGAAMGAVIGKAAGNAGLGAVIGAVVGGAAGTIIGKKMDQQAEEIRQEIPTAKVERVEEGIVVEFNSAVLFGFDQANLTEASKETLNDLIKILNKYPDTDVEIQGHTDNTGTEKYNQALSERRASVVANYLSDHGIDLHRLTTVGHSFRHPKYSNDTPEGRAKNRRVEFIITANEKMKADAAREAGH is encoded by the coding sequence ATGAAAATAGCACAAGCAACTTTATTTGCAACCGCGTTAGCTGGCATAATGCTAACAGGATGTGATAGCATGAACCGTACCCAGAAAGGAGCTATAATTGGTACAGGAGGTGGCGCTGCCATGGGCGCCGTAATTGGTAAAGCTGCAGGTAATGCCGGATTAGGGGCCGTTATTGGAGCAGTTGTAGGGGGCGCAGCGGGTACCATTATTGGTAAAAAAATGGACCAGCAGGCCGAAGAAATCAGACAGGAAATTCCTACGGCCAAGGTAGAGCGTGTGGAGGAAGGGATTGTAGTGGAATTTAACAGCGCCGTACTGTTTGGCTTCGACCAGGCAAATCTTACCGAAGCTTCTAAAGAGACCCTTAATGATTTGATTAAGATTTTGAATAAATATCCGGATACAGACGTTGAAATACAGGGCCATACCGATAATACCGGTACTGAAAAGTATAATCAGGCATTGTCGGAAAGAAGGGCTTCTGTAGTAGCCAATTATTTGAGTGATCATGGAATTGATCTTCATCGTCTGACAACTGTAGGACATAGCTTTAGACATCCTAAATATTCCAATGATACTCCTGAAGGGCGGGCTAAAAATCGTCGCGTGGAGTTTATAATTACAGCTAATGAAAAAATGAAAGCTGATGCTGCGCGAGAAGCTGGCCATTAA